From one Mya arenaria isolate MELC-2E11 chromosome 4, ASM2691426v1 genomic stretch:
- the LOC128232859 gene encoding proteoglycan 4-like — protein sequence MPPKQTKPIAKTKKTANQQPKPSKPPTNSQNKASPQPTAKTKQAHNQQPKQSKPQTHSQNKVSPQPTAKTKQAHNQQPKQSKPQTHSQNKVSPQPTAKTKQTTNQQPIQSSCLPTAKTKQTTNTLPKQSKPSTNSQIKQTTNQQPNKQTTNQQPKQANHQPTAKTSKPPTNRQIKQTTNQQPKQANHQPTAKTNKPPAKTSKPPTNSQNKQTTNQQPKQTNHQQTGKSSKPPTNSQNKQTTNQQPKKTNHQPKQANHQQTAKTKQTTNKQAKQTNHQPKQANHQQTAKTSKRPTNSQNKQTTSQNKQTTNKQPKQSQLPTNTKQTGNQQLKWIIRMLLHRK from the exons ATGCCG CCAAAACAAACCAAACCAATTgccaaaacaaagaaaactgcCAACCAACAGCCTAAACCAAGCAAACCACCAACCAACAGCCAAAACAAAGCAAGCCCACAACCAACAGCCAAAACAAAGCAAGCCCACAACCAACAGCCAAAACAAAGCAAACCACAAACCCACAGCCAAAACAAAGTAAGCCCACAACCAACAGCCAAAACAAAGCAAGCCCACAACCAACAGCCAAAACAAAGCAAACCACAAACCCACAGCCAAAACAAAGTAAGCCCACAACCAACAGCCAAAACAAAGCAAACCACAAACCAACAGCCAATACAAAGCAGCTGCTTACCAACAGCCAAAACAAAGCAAACCACCAACACACTGCCAAAACAAAGCAAACCATCAACCAACAGTCAAATCAAGCAAACCACCAACCAACAGCCAAACAAGCAAACCACCAACCAACAGCCAAAACAAGCAAACCACCAACCAACAGCCAAAACAAGCAAACCACCAACAAACAGGCAAATCAAGCAAACCACCAACCAACAGCCAAAACAAGCAAACCACCAACCAACagccaaaacaaacaaaccaccAGCCAAAACAAGCAAACCACCAACCAACAGCCAAAACAAGCAAACCACCAACCAACagccaaaacaaacaaaccaccAACAAACAGGCAAATCAAGCAAACCACCAACCAACAGCCAAAACAAGCAAACCACCAACCAACagccaaaaaaaacaaaccacCAGCCAAAACAAGCAAACCACCAACAAACAGCCAAAACAAAGCAAACCACCAACAAACaggcaaaacaaacaaaccaccAGCCAAAACAAGCAAACCACCAACAAACAGCCAAAACAAGCAAACGACCAACAAACagccaaaacaaacaaaccaccAGCCAAAACAAGCAAACCACCAACAAACAGCCAAAACAAAGCCAACTGCCGACCAACACAAAGCAAACAGGTAACCAGCAGCTAAAGTGGATCATAAGAATGTTACTGCATCGAAAGTGA